The genomic interval TTGTTCTGGAAATCCATGACTAAGCTTGATAAAATATATGTCTCTATTGTTCTTTTTGATCTTTGCCAGGTTGTTACTAGAACAGCTGCTGCTGGGTCATCTTCTGTAAATAAACTTATATCCAAGAAGAAGGCTACTCTTGGTAATGGGAAGAAGCAATCACAAGCTGTATGTAAACTTCAAAATCTAACAACCTCACATACGATGCATAGATCCCATCCGGGTACGGCGTCAAGTTACAGTCGTGCAACAGCCCATTTCGGTGCTGTGACTGGATTAAGAGCAACCAGAGATGGCCTGTATCTACTTAGCTCTGGTTAGTTTTGATTAACTCAATATTCCAATATATGACCTGAAGCAGATGACAGAAAGTATAGAACACAAACCTGTGTGTGTGTGTACATTTCAAATGTCTGTGTGCTGCTTATGCAGTCATGTTTTTAGTGGAACTCAAGTACTTATTCTGCAGGTTCAGACTCGCGGTTAAGGCTGTGGGATATTGAATCTGGCTGCAGCATCTCAGTCAATTTTGAAGCAATGCGCCTACAGACAAATAAAGCAATTCAGCTAGCTCTCAGCCAGGATTCATCTGCTGTATTTATTCCATCCATGTCAAATGTGAAGGTGCgctgaaattttctattttgcACCTTTGGTCTTTGAAGAGGATTTCTaatttttccataattttcttGGTGATATTGATAGGTGTATGACGTGCTGTCTGGCTTGAACCTACAAACATTTTATGGTCATTACGATATGGTTAACTGTTGTTACTTCAATATGCAGGATCAGGTAACAGTGCTCTTAAATCTAGTCACTTTCACTATGCAACATTTTATTGGTTTCAAATACTGATCGTTTCTACAATATTTTTCCAAGCAGGAACTGTACACTGGGAGCAACGATCGGCATATTCTTGTTTGGTCTCCTCCGAGTTCTTCATTTAGTGACATGGTATTTCTTAGCTCGAACTCAACTCGTCTCTCCATTCAAACTAATTCAATGCATTCTTAGTGTCTGATACTTCTGAGATGAAGTCAGAAGTGGTCATGATTCTCTGGTCCCCAAAGCCCCAAAGGGAACATTGTTGTTTATTATACTCCTGAAACGAACTATCTTATATTTGTAcaggatgaagaagaaagaaagagactAAATTTGAAAGCAGATGAAGATAATTGGAGCCAGTAAAGAAAGATTTCATGGAAGTTTTCTGTAATCATGGGTTCCTATTCCTCTTTTCGTTCACTCGTGCTTATGTTCCCCTATGCTTCTCTATCCTTTGACATGGGGTGTACGTGAACAGGACTAGCTTGTAATAGTTGTAACAGACCTTGTATTATGTTTGGTTCATGAAAAGGAATGCTGAGTAGTGTAGGAAATGCTGTAAGGAACGAATAAATCAACACCTTGTCTTTTCAATAGTAAAATAATTATGTAAACAATAGATAATGATTTGTTGAATCAATTTGATCTGCTTGGCTTGCTCGGCTTATTAAAGTATTCAAGTAACTTGGCCCGCATGATGGAATTGTTTGGATGGAAAtcagtaaaaaaattaattattaataaaattagttaaataattttgtatttctttaatttctcaattaaaagattacaattcaATTTAGTTAattgataaaattaatttaaattaattaatttaatcattacatttttttttttaaaaatgctcTAACAAAACTATAACGAGTTATTTCACTTTGGGAAAAAAATATCCATTCTAAATGATTAGCAAAGAGGTGAAACTTTCGCTTTGGTGACCTATATGTTTTTAAAAGGGGATAATTTATGAGGTTTTGCCGAGTAACATTAATGATAATCTTAATTAGTTTCATTGACTATCTTTGAGGTGATTGATTCGATCATATGAAAATTTCTCATcagtcatcaggataaatcgggaagcccCGGGGATGCCAAGCAACACTAGCACATATAGGAACGAGACAATCATGGAACATTTGCACCAGTTAAGaatcgaacccaagtttatctATAATAACACCACTATATAATCCACTTGCCTTAGCTTGTGGGGGTCATTCTAAATATTAAACTCATGGGTGGaagataaatttataataaaaattttagaatACTTTTTGAAATTTATCATAAACTTTTTAACAATCTTAAATCTATTAAAATTCATTTAAGTAGATAGAAATACATGATTTAttcaattttctaatttaactctatAAATAACTGTGGATATTCAAGATCAGTATATCATTCAATTTAGTTAAATTGATAAAATtagtttgaattaattatttaatcattatatatttttttaaaatctctaaGAAGACTATGACTAATTATTTCATTTTGggaaaaataaatattcattcTAAATGATTAGCAAAAGGTGAAACTCTCGGCgtctcatattttttaaaatgagctAAATTATGGGGTTTTATCAAGTAACAATAGCACATGCAAAAATGAGATAATCGTGAATCATTCCACACCCGTTAGGAATCAATCCCAGGTTTATATATGGTGGTATCACTATATGAATCATTTTTGCTAACTCGTAGGGGGTCCATTCTAAATGATTAACGCACAAATGACagataaatttataataaaaattttaaaactttttcaaatttatcatcaactttttaataatcATAATCTGTTCAATTTTCTGATTTACCTCTTTAAAAATAAAGGCCAATTATATGGGGTACCCGGAGTCCGCGTACGATTCAATTTAGTTAAATTGGTAAAattagtttaaataaaaaatccaTTCTAAATGATTAGCAAAAGGTGAAACTCTCATTTTGGTGCCCATATTTTTTAAAAGAGGATAAATTATGAGGGTTTTATCAAACAACAACAGTGCATATAAAGATGAGATAATTATAAAATACTTTATATCAATTAGGAATCAATCTCAGATTTATCACATGGTGATATCGTGGAAGTCATTCGAAATGATTATCGTATGAGTGGatgataaatttataataaaaaatttaggatACTTTTTGAAATTTATCATCAATTTTTTAACCATCTTAAATGTATTAATGTTGGATGAAGTCAAAGAAATACTTTATCATATGTTGATGTTCAATTTCTTAATTTAACTCTCTATAAATAACTGTGAGACTGATTGGATGGGGTATTTATTAAagttgaatattttaaaagttttaaaagagagcatGATGGTAAGAAAGCCATCATCTTACCataagtttttatttttagtttgcaAATCAACTTACACTAAGAAAATCGTACCTGCCCGTTTCACCAAACCGCTCGAACCGATTATGACATGAATATAACGTTTCATATGATAACGAGACGGTATATATCTGAAAACGGTGTGACACCGGGCAGGTGTTATAGCCGGTATCCGCTATGTAAAAGATGACCGGTTGCTTGCTACGGCAGTCCGAGTTCGACGGCTGTTTTTAACGGAGACTGCGCGAAAGGATCCAATCGCCGAGGCTCGTAAATTAGGGTTCACGAGGTTCGATCACTTCTTTCTCCTCCCTATTCTGTCTGATTGCATTCGATGTCTCTTGATTTTGATCCTGTTAGTGACAGGGAAACTATTGCGTCGATGATATTGGCCCCCCTCTGGATCGCAGTTTGAGATCCTTATCAGATCACGGTTCTGATCTATTTTCTAGTTTATGTTCCTTTTCTGGATCCATGGGCTGTTTGACTTGTACTTCCTTGGAATTTTTGTCCTGGAAGACTGTTTTGGGCGATTTtagcaaaattattattattaatgtatTTTCTTCGTTCCTATTTCTGCTGTGATGTTGCCATCTTCAGTTGATTTCCATTGACAGTGCGCAGATCTGTATGTCGCGAGTTCTTGAGAATTCACAATTGCTGCTCCCTAATTGTTGGTTTTATTACTTGTGAAAGTTGAGATCTTGTCTTTTGTTTCTCATCTACAGGTGCGAAGATAGATTTTTTTGCCGATTAATTGGATAATTTTTCAAGAAACATGAGTCAGCCGCCATTAATTTATAGTTTTGTGGCTAAAGGGAGTGTTGTGCTTGCTGAATACACTCCCTTTTCGGGGAATTTCAGCACTATTGCTGTCCAATGCTTACAGAATTTGCCTCAAAATAATAAGAAATTCACCTTCTCATCTGATTGCCGCACATTCAACTTCCTGGTTGACAAAGAATTTGGTACAGTAACTGAAATTTTACTTCTGTACCATGttggatattttttttcatataccTGCTTTTCTTTTGTGTAGTGTTCCTCGTGGTAGCTGATGAAGCAGCTGGAAGAAGTGTTCCATTTGTGTTTCTAGAACGTGTCAAGGATGATTTCATGCACCGCTATGGACAAAGTATCAGTGGTAACAACTCCCATCCACTCATTGATGAGGAAGATGCTGATTTGTTTGGGGACAGATTTAGCACTGCTTACAGTCTTGATAGGGAATTTGGGTATGTACACATTGTTGCACTTAAGCTTCCAGTTTATCAATTTCTTTGCCCTTGGTATAACATGAGATGATCTTCACAGGGTTGATTGGAATTTTCAGTTAAAAACATTTGCAACTAGAAATAGTGGGATTTTACAGTTTGTtagtttagttgtagttgtttggTTATACTTTAACATGTGACTGCTTTTTACAGTCCAAGGCTGAAGGAGCATATGGAGTATTGCATAAATCATCCAGAGGAAATGAGCAAACTTTCAAAGCTGAAAGCTCATATAACTGAGGTTAAAGGAATAATGATGGACAATATAGAAAAGGTATGCTGTTGCTGGCCCCGTTACTAACAACTTAGCAAGTTGTAATAGCACTCTGTAAACATAAGTTTACTGCTTTAAAATGTGGTGGTTTTATGGATTTAATGCTGAGTATTTGAGCATTACCATATGATGTGACTGATGCcaacatttgttgcataatcattTTCTGTTCTTTCAGGTGCGTTATTATACAGTAATTCAACTGTCTGCACAAATCCATGTTGTGCAAACAAATATCTTGATTTTTTCGATCGCATGATTATGACATGTAGTTTGAATTATTGTACTCATCATATCTGGGAGAATATTGAACACACATGAGAATTATATGAATATGAACAAGCTAGATAGTGGATATTATTGGATTGCATAGTTGGGAGCAGTGGTTTTAAAGGCACAAGGCGTGATTAAGCGCTGAGAGGTTGAAGAGCCTACGTCCAGGTGTGCACCTAAATATGAAGTACATGATTTATATGCATGTACAAGTATGTCAAATAACACTTAATATCATATTAATGGAACACACAAAATCACCCATTAATAAGTAAATCAATCTAAAAGAATTTCAGTCACATAATTTACACATATTTAATACTTAAGATTACCTAAtagaaaactgtaccaatttataAATGCAATCACATAAATCAAAATCTCTTTAATGGTGTAACTATGCCCACATTATATCATATAACATTATTACTACAAGGCATCAATCTCACCATCAGCAAAATCAGTAGGATACTAACCATTTAAATTATGTAAAGGAGTATTTGTCATTCTTATCAGGAAAAAGATTAGAGGATTACCTTCTATTTTACTCTTCCTATAGTTCTTGATGAATCATTGAGGAAACATTAAATTGCAACTGCCTATCGGAGATATACATATAGAATGTCAAACAACAGATAGATTAAGGTAACAGATATTATTTAAATTACTGACAGAGCACTTTTTTTGCACCTAAGAAAACTCGGGACAAGATGTCCGATGAGCAAAACACGCACACACACTAAAAAAATGGACTTAACaagccatatatatatatactttaagtTTAAGAATCACAAATAGAAACATTATGTTAAGATCAAATTTATGAACACTGGCTAATCTGTTTGGCAGCGAATGGAAAATTGTTTTGGATTTAGTAGAGCAGATAGTTTGTAAGCTATTGATGGATTTAATTATGCTAGTACGTGTTTCTTTTATAACAGTTGAGGAACTTTGCTTGACTAGTGGTTACCAAGCCTTGCTGAGTTTGTATAGTGTTTCTAGTTTGTCATTCTGCTTCAAGTTACACATTCATAAA from Zingiber officinale cultivar Zhangliang chromosome 6B, Zo_v1.1, whole genome shotgun sequence carries:
- the LOC121992219 gene encoding WD repeat-containing protein ATCSA-1-like isoform X1 — its product is MAQVVMDFKMPGKVYGTAMSSVAKAHMLIAAGSADVQVRLCDIASGAFTHTLSGHRGGIMNVEWSTSSEWILMTGGSDGAIRFWDIRRAGCFRILDQSQSQFGRRPPFPERTPTEVVTRTAAAGSSSVNKLISKKKATLGNGKKQSQAVCKLQNLTTSHTMHRSHPGTASSYSRATAHFGAVTGLRATRDGLYLLSSGSDSRLRLWDIESGCSISVNFEAMRLQTNKAIQLALSQDSSAVFIPSMSNVKVYDVLSGLNLQTFYGHYDMVNCCYFNMQDQELYTGSNDRHILVWSPPSSSFSDMDEEERKRLNLKADEDNWSQ
- the LOC121992219 gene encoding WD repeat-containing protein ATCSA-1-like isoform X2, translated to MDFKMPGKVYGTAMSSVAKAHMLIAAGSADVQVRLCDIASGAFTHTLSGHRGGIMNVEWSTSSEWILMTGGSDGAIRFWDIRRAGCFRILDQSQSQFGRRPPFPERTPTEVVTRTAAAGSSSVNKLISKKKATLGNGKKQSQAVCKLQNLTTSHTMHRSHPGTASSYSRATAHFGAVTGLRATRDGLYLLSSGSDSRLRLWDIESGCSISVNFEAMRLQTNKAIQLALSQDSSAVFIPSMSNVKVYDVLSGLNLQTFYGHYDMVNCCYFNMQDQELYTGSNDRHILVWSPPSSSFSDMDEEERKRLNLKADEDNWSQ
- the LOC121992221 gene encoding vesicle-associated membrane protein 727-like codes for the protein MSQPPLIYSFVAKGSVVLAEYTPFSGNFSTIAVQCLQNLPQNNKKFTFSSDCRTFNFLVDKEFVFLVVADEAAGRSVPFVFLERVKDDFMHRYGQSISGNNSHPLIDEEDADLFGDRFSTAYSLDREFGPRLKEHMEYCINHPEEMSKLSKLKAHITEVKGIMMDNIEKVLDRGEKIEFLVDKTENLQLQADSFQRQGRQLRRKMWLQNLRFKLMVAGVILAIILVLWLMACGGFKC